The sequence CCGGCCGGCTGAGCAGCTCCCCGATGTCGTGGGCCCACGACGCGAAGGAGCACGACAGCACATGACCGAGACCAAACTCGGCACCGAATCCCGCACCGCCGTGATCGACAACGGGTCCTTCGGCACCCGCGAGATCACCTTCTCCACCGGTCGGCTGGCTCGCCAGGCCGCCGGTTCCGTCATCGCCCAGCTGGGCGAGACGGTGGTTCTCTCCGCCACGACCGCCGGTAAGCACCCGAAGGAGCAGTTCGACTTCTTCCCGCTGACCGTCGACGTCGAGGAGCGGATGTACGCCGCGGGCCGCATCCCCGGCTCGTTCTTCCGCCGTGAGGGTCGGCCCAGCGAGGACGCGATCCTCACCTGCCGGCTGATCGACCGGCCGCTGCGCCCGTCGTTCGTCAAGGGCCTGCGCAACGAGGTCCAGGTCGTCGAGACCATCCTCGCGCTCGACCCGCAGCACCCGTACGACGTCGTGGCGATCAACGCCGCCTCGATGTCGACCAAGCTCTCCGGCCTGCCGTTCTCCGGCCCGATCGGTGCGACCCGCGTCGCCCACATCGACGGCCAGTGGGTCGCCTTCCCGACCCTGGAGGAGCTGGCTCGCGCCACCTTCGACATGGTCGTGGCCGGCCGCACGCTCGAAGACGGCGACGTCGCGATCATGATGGTCGAGGCCGAGGCCACCCCGAACGCCGTCGCCCTCATCTCGGCCGGTGCCACCGCCCCGACCGAGGAGGTCGTCGCCAGCGGCCTGGAGGCCGCCAAGCCGGCGATCCGTGAGCTGTGCCGCGCGCAGAGCGAGCTGGCCGAGGTCGCCGCCAAGCCGGTCACCGAGTTCCCGGTCTTCCTGGACTACCAGGACGACGTGTACGACGCCGTCTCCGAGCTGGCCCGTGGCGAGGTGGCCGAGGCGATCACCATCGCCGGCAAGGCCGACCGCGAGGAGGCCCTGGACCGGGTCAAGGCCCGGGTCGCCGAGGAGTTGGGCGCCCGGTTCGAGGGTCGGGAGAAGGAGCTCAGCGCTGCCTTCCGGTCGCTGACCAAGTCCGAGGTGCGCAACCGCGTGCTGCGCGAGCAGGTCCGCATGGACGGGCGTGGCCCGCGTGACATCCGGTCGCTGACCGCCGAGGTCGGCGTGCTGCCCCGGGTGCACGGTTCGGCGCTGTTCGAGCGGGGCGAGACCCAGATCCTGGGCGTCACCACGCTGAACATGCTCCGCATGGAGCAGATGGTGGACACGCTGTCCCCCGAGAACCGCAAGCGCTACATGCACAACTACAACTTCCCGCCGTACTCGACCGGTGAGACCGGCCGGGTCGGCTCGCCGAAGCGTCGCGAGATCGGCCACGGCGCGCTCGCCGAGCGTGCGCTGATCCCGGTGCTGCCGTCGCGCGAGGAGTTCCCGTACGCCATCCGGCAGGTGTCGGAGGCGCTCGGCTCCAACGGCTCCACCTCGATGGGTTCGGTCTGCGCGTCGACGCTGGGCCTGCTCTCCGCGGGTGTCCCGCTGAAGGCGCCGGTCGCCGGCATCGCGATGGGGCTCATCTCCGACGAGGTGGACGGCAAGACCCAGTACGTGACGCTGACCGACATCCTCGGTGCCGAGGACGCGTTCGGTGACATGGACTTCAAGGTCGCCGGCACCCCGGAGTTCGTCACCGCGCTCCAGCTCGACACCAAGCTCAACGGCATCCCGTCGGACGTGCTGGCCGCCGCGTTGCAGCAGGCGAACGAGGCCCGGCAGGTCATCCTCGGCGTGATGAAGGCGGCGATCGAGGCTCCGGCCGAGATGTCCGACTACGCGCCGCGGGTCACCACCGTCAAGATCCCGGTCGACAAGATCGGCATGGTGATCGGCCCGAAGGGGCAGACCATCAACGCGATCCAGGACGAGACCGGCGCCGAGATCTCCATCGAGGACGACGGCACGATCTACGTCGGCGCCACCAACGGCCCGTCGGCCCAGGCGGCCGTCGACCGGATCAACGGCATCGCCAACCCGACGCTGCCGAAGCAGGGCGAGCGGTTCCTCGGCACTGTGGTCAAGACCGCCGCGTTCGGTGCGTTCATCTCGCTCCTGCCGGGCCGTGACGGCCTGCTGCACATCTCCAAGGTGGGCGACGGCAAGCGGGTCGAGCGCGTCGAGGACTTCCTCAACGTCGGTGACCGGGTCGAGGTCGAGATCGCGGACATCGACGCCCGCGGCAAGATCTACCTCGACAAGGTCCGCCCGGAGGGCACCGAGGCTCCGGCCGCCGGTGAGGCCGCCGCTGGCGACCGGCCGGCTGGCCGTGACCGCGGCGACCGGGCTCCGCGTGACCGCGGCGACCGTGAGCGTGGCGGCGACCGTGGCGGGCGTGGCCCGGAGCGCGGCGGCGAGGGCGGCAACGGCGGCGGCGAGGGTGGCGAGGGCGGCGAGCGTCCGCGCCGTCGGACCCGGCACAGCTGACCGTCGTACAACGCATCACCCACCCCTCGTCGAACCGGGAGCAAGACGTGAGTCGGGCCATCAGCGCGCCGTTTCCACCGGATCGACGGGGGGTGGCTGCGTCTCGGGACACCGGGGCGGGCCGCTCCGGCGGCACCGCCCGCGCGGTGACCCGGACGCTCAGCGACGACCCGCTGGGCGGCACGGTACGTCGTACCGTGCTGCCCAGCGGCCTGCGCGTCCTCACCGAGGCGATTCCGGCGATGCGCAGCGTCTCGTTCGGCATCTGGGTGGCGGTCGGCTCGCGCGACGAGACCGGCCCGCAGGCCGGTGCCGCGCACTTCCTCGAGCACCTGCTCTTCAAGGGCACCCACAAGCGCACCGCACTGGAGATCTCCTCGCAGATCGAGGCGGTGGGTGGTGAGACCAACGCCTTCACCACGAAGGAATACACCTGCTACTACGCCCGCGTGCTGGACGAGGACCTGCCGCTGGCGATCGACGTGATGTGCGACCTGGTCGCCGACTCGCTGTTGGAGCCGGCCGACGTCGAGACCGAGCGTGGCGTGATCCTGGAAGAGATCGCCATGCACGACGACGAGCCGGGTGACGAGGTGCACGACCTCTTCGTCCAGGCCGTCTACGGCGATCACCCGCTGGGCCGGCTGATCTCCGGCACGGCCGAGACCGTCACGCCGATGACCCGCCGGCAGATCCAGAGCTTCTACCGGGGTCGCTACACCGCGCCGCAGATCGTCATCGCCGCCGCCGGCAACCTCGACCACGCTGCGGTGGTCAAGCTGGTCCGCCAGGCAGTGCGCGGCACCCCGCTGGACAGCGACCCGGCCAGCCCGGCGCCGCACCGCGCGGCGACCCCGGCGGTACGCACCAAGCCGGCGACCACGCTGGTGGAGCCGAAGGAGACCGAGCAGGCGCACGTCATCCTCGGCTGCCCCGGCATCGACCGGCTCGACGATCGCCGGTTCGCCCTCGGGGTGCTCAACAACGTGCTGGGCGGCGGCATGTCCAGCCGCCTGTTCCAGGAGATCCGCGAGCAGCGCGGCCTGGCGTACTCGGTCTACTCCTACGCCAGCCAGTACGCCGACACCGGCCTCTTCGCCGTCTACGCCGGCTGCGCGCCGGGCAAGGTGGACGAGGTGCTCGCCCTGACCCGTGCCGAGCTGGCCCGGGTGGCCGCCGACGGGTTGACCGAGGCCGAGGTGGCCCGGGGCAAGGGGATGAGCAAGGGCTCCTTCGTCCTCGGCCTGGAGGACACCGGTTCCCGGATGAGCCGGCTGGCCAAGGGTGAGCTGCTCTACGGCGACCTGATGCCTGTCGACGAGCTGCTCCGCCGGGTCGACGAGGTCACCGTGGAGGACGTGAACGTCCTCGCCGCCGAGCTGCTCAGCCGGCCGATGTCGCTGGCCGTGGTGGGCCCGTTCGGCGCCGGCGACTTCGCGGTCTGAGGTCTGCCGCCCGGGTGTCCCGGCCGGTGGAGCACACCGCATCCGGCCGGAAGGGCCCGTCCCGATTGGGATAGGTTGTGCCCCGTGACTGACGAGCAGGGAAAGGCACCGGCCCAGCAGCTGCGGGTCGGCGTTTTTGGTGCGCGTGGCCGGATGGGCGTCGAGGTCTGCAAGGCGGTCGACGCCGCCGACGATCTCGCCCTCGCCGCGGCGATCGACCAGGGCGACAGCCGCTCCGCCGTCTCCACCGCCGAGGTGGTCGTCGACTTCACCACGCCGGACGTCGTCATGGACAACCTCCGGTGGTGCATCGAGCAGGGCATCAGCGCGGTGGTCGGCACGACCGGCTTCACCGAGCAGCGGCTGGAGCAGGTGCGCGGCTGGCTGGCCGACAGGCCCGAGGTGGGCGTGGTCATCGCCCCGAACTTCGGCATCGGCGCGGTGCTGATGATGCAGTTCGCCGCGCGCGCCGCCCGACACTTCGAGTCCGTCGAGATCATCGAGCAGCACCACCCGCGCAAGCTGGACGCCCCGAGCGGCACCGCCACCCACACCGCCCGGCAGATCGCCCAGGCCCGCGCCGAAGCCGGCCTCGGCCCGGTGCCGGACGCCACCAAGGACGAGGTGCCGGGTGCGCGCGGCGCCGACATCGAGGGGGTACGCGTCCACGCGGTGCGCGCCACCGGCCTGGTCGCCCACCAGGAGGTGCTGTTCGGCGGCACCGGCGAGACGCTGACCATCCGGCACGACTCGTACGACAGGGTGTCGTTCATGCCGGGCGTGCTGCTGGCCGTCCGCGCGGTGCGCAACCGCCCCGGCCTCACCGTCGGCCTGGACGCCCTGCTCGACTGACCGGGCCGGGTCCTTCCCCCCGGGGTGAAACCTGGTCGCGGCGCGGGCCTGGCCGCCCCTAGGCTGCCCCGATGATCGATGGTGGACACGGTGACCGGGTCGGGCGGCGAGTGACGCTGCGGCCGGTCGACGACGACAACTGGCGGGCGGTGGCCGACGTCGCCCCGCGTGACGACCAGCGCCGGTTCGTGGCCGCGTTGGGCGCGCGTTATCTGCTGCTCAGCATGCGCTCCGAGGTGTGGAACTCGCTCGCGGTGTACGCCGACGAAACCGTCGTCGGCCACGTCATGTGGGGCGTGGACGACGACGGCTCGCACTGGATCGGCGGGATGCTGATCGACGCCGCAGAGCAGGGCCAGGGCGTCGGCCGGGCCACGGTGCAGACGCTGGCCCCCTGGCTGGCGACCCGGGATGGCAACCCCCCGGTCCGCCTCTCGTACCACCCCGACAACACAGCGGCCGCCGCCCTATACGCCACGCTGGGCTTCCACCCCACCGGCGCCATGGACGACGACGAGCTGATCGCCGAACAAACCCCCTGAACCGGTCCCGCGATCTTGCACTTTCTGCGGCGACATAAAGAACATCCCACCCATCCGGGCAACCGAAACCGCAAGATCGCCGACGCACCGGGTCTGGCCCGCGTCGATCATGGAGTTGTGGTGCCCTACATAAGGGGCACACGTGGAGCTGTCGCCCACCACAACTCCATGATCGATGGGACGGGACGGGACGGGACGGGACGGGACGGGACGGGGCGGGTGGGGCGGGTGGGGCGGGGCGGGCGGGGTTTGGGGATTAGTGGGGGAGGGGGGTTGTGGGGCGGCGTTGGGTGGGGAGGATCGGGGTCACTGTCAGTGGGGTGGGGAGGCCGGTGACTGTGGCTTCGCCGGTGCTGTCGACAGTGACGTGCACCGGGGTGTTGGCCACCCGGAGGCCGTCGACCGCTACGGCGCCGAGTTCCGCTCCCGCCAGGGGCGCCAGCCGGACCGTGCCGCCCGGTACGTCCGGGTAGAGCCCGGTGGCGGCCTGGAGCAGCAGCACCGCGCCCGTCGCGGCCCACGCCTGCGGCCGGCACGAGGCCGGGTACGGCACCGGGCGGCTCACCTGTGCCCGGTCGTCGCCGCCGTACAACTCCGGCATCCGGTAGTCGAACGCCTCGGCCGCGCTGAGCAGCCCGTCGGCCAGGCCGAGCGCGGCCTCGCGGTGCCCGGCGCGGGCCAGCCCGCCGAGCACGATCGCTGTGTCGTGGGTCCAGATCGAGCCACAGTGGTACGACAACGGGCTGAAGCCGGCGTCGTCGCTGGACATGGTGCGTAGCCCGAACCCGGCGGCCATCGTGTCGGTGGTGAGTAGGTGCGCGACCTGGGCCTCCTCGTCCCGGTCGAGCAGGCCGGTGCCGAGCAGGTGGCCGATGTTGCTGGTCAGCGAGTCGACCGGGCGCTTGTCGCGGTCGAGGGCCAGCGCCGGTTGCGGGCCGTGGCGACCGTCGACCCAGAAGCTCTTGCGGAACCGGCCGACCAGTGCGGCGGCGTGTTCGCGCCAGCGGTCGGCGCCCGGCCGGCCGAAGGCGTCCAGCAGGGCGGCGCCGTTGACGGCGGCCTCGTGCGCGTACCCCTGCACCTCGGCGAGCACGATCGGCGCGGTGGCCAGGGACCCGTCGTGGAAGCGGACGGCGTCGCCGGAGTCCTTCCAGCCCTGGTTGGACAGGCCGTGGCCGGTGGTGTCGATGTACTCGACGAGGCCGTCGCCGTCCGGGTCGGCGTGCTCGCCGAGCCAGCGCAGCGCCGCCTCCAGGTGCGGCAGCAGGGGCTCGATCTGCTCGGCGGGCATTCCCCAACGCCACGCGTCATGCAGCAGGTTGACCCAGAGCATCGTGGCGTCGACGGTGCCGTAGTACGCCGGCGGCAGGCGCAGGCCGTTGTCGGGCAGGGCGAACGCGTGGCGGCGCAGCTCGTGCAGGATCTTGCCGGGGGCCTCGCCGGTCGCCGGGTCGACGCGGGTGCCCTGCCGACGGGCGAGCACGCGCAGGGTGCCGGCGGCCAGGTCGGTGCCGAGCGGCAGCATCATCCGGGCGGCCCAGAGGCTGTCCCGGCCGAACAGGGTGAGGAACCAGGGCACCCCGGCGCCGAGGAACACGTCGCCGGGTGCGCCGGTCTCGGCCAGTCGGAGGCCGCGCAGGTCGTCCAGGCTGCGGTCGAGCAGTCGGACGAGGCGTCGGTCGTCGGCGGTCACCTCGGGCCGGGACCACTCGGGCTCGCCGGCCGGGCCGACGACGACGGCGCGCGGGTCGTCGACTGTCACCTGCCAGCGCAGCACGGTCTCGCCGCCGGGGGGCAGGTCGACCGGCCAGACCAGCCGGGGCGTGGTGGCCCGCTCGCCGTCGGCGAGCACGTCGGCGCCCGGCGCGCTGACGGTGACGGTGATTCCGGTGCCCGACCAGGTGAGCGTGCCCGGCTGGCCGGTCGTGGCCGCCAGCGCGTCGGTGGTGCCGCCGGACTTGACGACCTCGATGGGTGCCAGGTCGCAGCCGAGGTCGACGGTGACTGTGGCCTGTACGTCGACAGTGGCGGTGGAGGCGATCCGCAGTTCCTCGGTGAGGCCGTTGCGGGTGGCCCGCCGGAGTCGGTCGACGCGGACGGTGGGGTCGGGGGTGGTGTCACCGAGCCAGCGGGCCAGGCTCACGAAGTGTGCGCCGTGCGGGCCGTCGTCGCCGCGGGTCAGCCCTTCGAGCTCCCGTTCGTCGACCCGCAGCTCGGCGCGGGAGAGCACCCGGGCGTCGGCGTGGAAGACGCCCTGGACGCCGGTGGGGCGGATCTGCCCGGTCGCGTCCCCCAGCGCGCTGGTCGGGGCGAAGACCACCCCGACCAGCTCGTGCAGGAGGGGTTGCAGCTGGCGTTCGGTCACGGTGTGGCTCCAGATCCTCGGGGTGCGGGGCGGCCATCTTGACAACGCGCCCCTGGCGGTGCAAAGTGCGAAACATTCCAGAAACTTGAACGATCCAATCCTGCCTTATCCAAATTGGATCGTTCAAGACGGCGAGAGGGATTAAGTGGCCGAAAAGGTGACCATCGCGACGGTGGCCCGGCACGCCCGAGTCAGCCGGCAGACGGTGTCCAACGTGCTCAACGCCCCGCACATCGTGCGGCAGGAGACCCGTCAGCGGGTCGAGGACGCGATCAACGCGCTCGGCTACCGGGCCAACCAGGCCGCCCGGCAGATGCGCACCGGCCGCTCCCGCCTCATCGCCGCCCGGATCGAACCGACCCGCGACGGCATCAACGGCTCCGTGCTCGACCGCTTCCTGCACGGCCTCACCGAGACCGCCGACGCCGCCGGCTACCGGGTGCTGCTCTACACCGCCACCGACGACGACCGGGAGATCGCCACCTACGGCGACCTGCTCGGCACCTACGAGTTGGACGCGTTCGTGTTGGTGGGCACCAAGTACGGCGACCCGCGTACCGAATGGCTCGCCGACCGGGACGTACCGTTCGTGACCTTCGGTCGCCCGTGGGACGCGCTCGACGCGCACCCCTGGGTGGACGTGGACGGCGCCGCCGGCACCGCCCAGGCCACCCGGCGCCTGCTCGACGCCGGCCACCGGCGGATCGCCTTTCTCGGCTGGCCGGTCGGCTCCGGCGTCGGCGACGACCGGCGCGCCGGCTGGCGCGACGCGCTGCACGCGGCCGGCGTCGACCCGACCGGGCTGCACCGGGAGACCGAGGACGGCATCGCCGAGGGCGAACGCCTGATGCGTGACCTGCTGGTCGACGTGGCGCCGAGCGCCGTGGTCTGCGCCAGTGACTCGCTCGCCCTCGGCGCCCTCCAGGCCATCCGCGGCGTCGACCCGCCCGTGTCGGTGATCGGCTTCGACGACACGCCGGTGGCCGCCGCGGTCGGGCTGACCAGCGTCAGCCAACCGCTCGGCGAAGCCGCCGCCCGCTGCGTGGACCTGCTCACCGGGGTCCTCGACGGCGACCACGAGACCCCCACCCCCGTGCTGCTTCAGCCCTCGTTGGCGCTGCGGCACACCGCGTAGTCCCACCCCCCCACCAGGAGAAACCATGGCACCCCGAACAATCACCCGGGCAGCGGTGGCCGGCCTCGCCGCCGTCGCCCTCCTCGGCTCCGCCGCCTGCGGCAGCGGCTTCGACGACTCGTCCGGCGACACCGCCCAGTCCAGTGGCCCCGCGAGCCTGCAGATCCTGATCGGCTCGTCCGGTGACGCCGAGACCAAGGCCGTGCAGGACGCCGCCGCGAAGTGGGCCACCAGCTCCGGCAACACCGCGACGGTCACCCCGGCGCAGGACCTCACCCAGCAGCTCGGCCAGGGCCTGGCCGGCGGCACCCCGCCGGACGTCTTCTACGTGGACGCGGCCCAGTTCGCCAACTACGCCAGCGTCGGCGCCCTCGAGCCGTACGGCGACAAGGTCAGCAACTCGGGCGACTTCTACGAGAGCCTGCGCAGCGCCTTCACGTACGACGGCAAGCTCTACTGCGCGCCCAAGGACTTCTCGACCCTGGCCCTGCAGATCAACACCGAACTGTGGGCCAAGGCCGGGCTGACCGACGCCGACGTGCCGACGACCTGGGAGCAGCTCACCGCCGCCGCCCAGAAGATCAAGGCCAAGGGGCAGGTCCCGCTGGCCCTCGGTGACACCCGGGACCGGATCGGCGCCTTCATGGTGCAGAACGGCGGCTGGCTGGTGAGCAAGGACGGCAAGCAGCCCACCGCCGACACCCCGGAGAACCTCGCCGCCCTCCAGTACGTCAAGACCATGCTCAGCACCGGCCTGGCCAAGTACCCGAAGCAGCTCGACTCCGGCTGGTCCGGTGAGGCGTTCGGCAAGGGCAAGGCCGTGATGACCATCGAGGGCAACTGGATCAAGGGTGCCCTCCAGAACGACTTCCCGAACGTGAAGTACAAGGTCGTGGCGCTGCCGGCCGGCCCCAAGGGGCAGGGCACGCTCTCCTTCACCCAGTGCTGGGGCATCGCCGCGAAGAGCAAGTACAAGGATCAGGCGATCAAGTTCGTCGAGGCGATGACCAGCGGCGAGCAGCAGATGACCTTCGCGAAGGCGTTCGGTGTCATGCCGTCCCGCCAGTCGGCGCGTGACCAGTACACCGCCGCGTTCCCGGCGGACAAGGTGTTCGTCGACGGCGTCGCGTACGCCCAGGGCCCGGTGAACGCTCCGAAGATGGACAGCGTCCTCAAGGACCTCGACACCGGTCTGCAGGGGCTCGCCAACGGCGACCCGAAGACCGTGCTGCAGAACTTCGACAAGAACGCCAAGGCCGCGCTCGGCGGCAGCTGAGGTGAGGGCGGGGCCCCGGCGACCACCGGGGCCCCGCCGCACGTCGGCCGGAGAGAGGAAGGGAGGGAAGATGGCAACCGAGACACTGACCGCCGTGGCGACCGCGGGCGGGGCGGGCCCCCGCCGCAGCAGGGGCGGCATCCGGAGCAACGAGAACCTCGCCGGCTGGCTCTTCGTCGCGCCGGTGATCGTCATTCTGGGGCTGTTCCTGCTGCTGCCGATCCTGATGGCGCTCTGGGTCAGCCTGACCGACTGGAACGGCCAGGGCAGCCCGTTCACCGGCAACGTCCCGTTCGTCGGCGCGCACAACTACACCCAGTTGTTCACCGAGGACGGGCTGGCCCGCCGCGACTTCATGACCAGCATCCGCAACAACATCTACTACGTGGCGATCGTGGTGCCGGCGCAGACAGTGCTCGCGCTCGGACTGGCGTTGGTCGTCAACAACCGGATGCTCAAGGGCAAGAGCTTCTTCCGCAGCGCCTTCTACTTCCCCTCGGTGACCAGCTCGGTCGCGATCAGCGTGGTGTTTCTCTTCCTCTTCGCCAACTCGGGCGCGGTGAACGCGCTGCTCGGCTTCGTCGGGATCGACGGCCCGGAGTGGTTCGCCGATTCCCGGGGCGTGCTGCACCTGCTGTTCGGCGCTGTCGGCGTCGACTCGCCACCGGCGGCACTGACCGACGGCGGCCCGTTCGGGTTGACCTGGTGGGACTGGCTGGCCGGCCCGAGCGTGGCGATGATCTCGATCATCACGTTGGTCGTCTGGACCACCTCCGGCACGTTCATGCTGATGTTCCTGGCCGGCCTGCAGAACGTGCCGGTCACCCTCGACGAGGCGAGCAACCTCGACGGCGCCTCCCGGTGGCAGCGCTTCCGCTACGTCACCCTGCCGATGATCAGACCCACCATGTTCCTGGTGCTCACCCTCGGCATGATCGGCTCCTGGCAGGTCTTCGACCAGGTGTACGTGATGAGCCAGGGCGACCCGGCCAAGACCACACTCACCCCGGCGTACCTGTCGTACCGGACCGCCTTCGCCGACTTCGACTACGGCTCCGGCGCCGCGATCTCCTTCGTGCTGTTCCTGATCATCATCGTGCTCACACTGATCCAGCGCCGGGCGCTGGCCGAGCGGGACACCGACCGACCGCGCCGCGGCTGGTGGCGTCGACGCGTACCGGAGAGGTCCTGAGATGGCCGTGCTCACCGACCGCCCGGCGGCGGCGCCCGCGCGGCGCAACGAGCGCGCGGCCCGCACCCTGGCCACCCGCTTCCTGGGGTACGCCACGCTGGTCTTCTTCGGGCTGGTGTTCCTCTACCCGTTCGTCATCCAGATCGGCAACGCGCTCAAGACCGAACCCGACGCGGCGGCGAACCCCCTGTCACCGTTCCCGGACCCGCTCACGCTGGCCGGCTTCGAACGGATCTTCGCCGGCACCAACTTCCCGCTCTGGCTGGGCAACTCGCTGCTGGTGACGGTGCTGGTCACCATCGGCCGGGTCTTCTTCGACTCGCTCGCCGGGTACGCGCTGGCCCGGCTGCGGTTCCGGGGCCGCAGCGGGCTGTTCGCCGCCGTCATCGCGGTGATGGCGGTCCCCGGGGTGGTGCTGCTGATCCCGAAGTTCCTGGTGCTCAACCAGCTCGGCCTCTACAACAGCTACGCCGGTCTGGTGGTGCCGCTGCTGGCCGACGCGGCGGGCGTGTTCATCATGAAACAGTTCTTCGAGTCGATCCCGGTGAGTGTCGAGGAGGCCGCCCGGATCGACGGGGCGAGCATCTTCCGTACCTTCTGGTCGGTGGTGCTGCCGATGGCGAAACCGGCGCTGATCACCCTCACCATCCTGTCGTTCCAGAGCTCCTGGAACGAGTTCCCGCACAGCCTGGTGTCGGTGCAGGACCCGGACCTGTTCACCCTGCCACGCGGCCTGGCCGACCTGGTCAGCGGCTCGCTCGGCAAGGGCACCCAGTACCCGCTCAAGCTCGGTGCCGCGCTGCTGGCCACCATCCCGGTGGCGATCATCTTCGTGGTGTTCCAGCGGTACTTCGTCCGCGACGC comes from Micromonospora vinacea and encodes:
- a CDS encoding polyribonucleotide nucleotidyltransferase, whose product is MTETKLGTESRTAVIDNGSFGTREITFSTGRLARQAAGSVIAQLGETVVLSATTAGKHPKEQFDFFPLTVDVEERMYAAGRIPGSFFRREGRPSEDAILTCRLIDRPLRPSFVKGLRNEVQVVETILALDPQHPYDVVAINAASMSTKLSGLPFSGPIGATRVAHIDGQWVAFPTLEELARATFDMVVAGRTLEDGDVAIMMVEAEATPNAVALISAGATAPTEEVVASGLEAAKPAIRELCRAQSELAEVAAKPVTEFPVFLDYQDDVYDAVSELARGEVAEAITIAGKADREEALDRVKARVAEELGARFEGREKELSAAFRSLTKSEVRNRVLREQVRMDGRGPRDIRSLTAEVGVLPRVHGSALFERGETQILGVTTLNMLRMEQMVDTLSPENRKRYMHNYNFPPYSTGETGRVGSPKRREIGHGALAERALIPVLPSREEFPYAIRQVSEALGSNGSTSMGSVCASTLGLLSAGVPLKAPVAGIAMGLISDEVDGKTQYVTLTDILGAEDAFGDMDFKVAGTPEFVTALQLDTKLNGIPSDVLAAALQQANEARQVILGVMKAAIEAPAEMSDYAPRVTTVKIPVDKIGMVIGPKGQTINAIQDETGAEISIEDDGTIYVGATNGPSAQAAVDRINGIANPTLPKQGERFLGTVVKTAAFGAFISLLPGRDGLLHISKVGDGKRVERVEDFLNVGDRVEVEIADIDARGKIYLDKVRPEGTEAPAAGEAAAGDRPAGRDRGDRAPRDRGDRERGGDRGGRGPERGGEGGNGGGEGGEGGERPRRRTRHS
- a CDS encoding M16 family metallopeptidase yields the protein MSRAISAPFPPDRRGVAASRDTGAGRSGGTARAVTRTLSDDPLGGTVRRTVLPSGLRVLTEAIPAMRSVSFGIWVAVGSRDETGPQAGAAHFLEHLLFKGTHKRTALEISSQIEAVGGETNAFTTKEYTCYYARVLDEDLPLAIDVMCDLVADSLLEPADVETERGVILEEIAMHDDEPGDEVHDLFVQAVYGDHPLGRLISGTAETVTPMTRRQIQSFYRGRYTAPQIVIAAAGNLDHAAVVKLVRQAVRGTPLDSDPASPAPHRAATPAVRTKPATTLVEPKETEQAHVILGCPGIDRLDDRRFALGVLNNVLGGGMSSRLFQEIREQRGLAYSVYSYASQYADTGLFAVYAGCAPGKVDEVLALTRAELARVAADGLTEAEVARGKGMSKGSFVLGLEDTGSRMSRLAKGELLYGDLMPVDELLRRVDEVTVEDVNVLAAELLSRPMSLAVVGPFGAGDFAV
- the dapB gene encoding 4-hydroxy-tetrahydrodipicolinate reductase — protein: MTDEQGKAPAQQLRVGVFGARGRMGVEVCKAVDAADDLALAAAIDQGDSRSAVSTAEVVVDFTTPDVVMDNLRWCIEQGISAVVGTTGFTEQRLEQVRGWLADRPEVGVVIAPNFGIGAVLMMQFAARAARHFESVEIIEQHHPRKLDAPSGTATHTARQIAQARAEAGLGPVPDATKDEVPGARGADIEGVRVHAVRATGLVAHQEVLFGGTGETLTIRHDSYDRVSFMPGVLLAVRAVRNRPGLTVGLDALLD
- a CDS encoding GNAT family N-acetyltransferase; its protein translation is MIDGGHGDRVGRRVTLRPVDDDNWRAVADVAPRDDQRRFVAALGARYLLLSMRSEVWNSLAVYADETVVGHVMWGVDDDGSHWIGGMLIDAAEQGQGVGRATVQTLAPWLATRDGNPPVRLSYHPDNTAAAALYATLGFHPTGAMDDDELIAEQTP
- a CDS encoding amylo-alpha-1,6-glucosidase, whose translation is MTERQLQPLLHELVGVVFAPTSALGDATGQIRPTGVQGVFHADARVLSRAELRVDERELEGLTRGDDGPHGAHFVSLARWLGDTTPDPTVRVDRLRRATRNGLTEELRIASTATVDVQATVTVDLGCDLAPIEVVKSGGTTDALAATTGQPGTLTWSGTGITVTVSAPGADVLADGERATTPRLVWPVDLPPGGETVLRWQVTVDDPRAVVVGPAGEPEWSRPEVTADDRRLVRLLDRSLDDLRGLRLAETGAPGDVFLGAGVPWFLTLFGRDSLWAARMMLPLGTDLAAGTLRVLARRQGTRVDPATGEAPGKILHELRRHAFALPDNGLRLPPAYYGTVDATMLWVNLLHDAWRWGMPAEQIEPLLPHLEAALRWLGEHADPDGDGLVEYIDTTGHGLSNQGWKDSGDAVRFHDGSLATAPIVLAEVQGYAHEAAVNGAALLDAFGRPGADRWREHAAALVGRFRKSFWVDGRHGPQPALALDRDKRPVDSLTSNIGHLLGTGLLDRDEEAQVAHLLTTDTMAAGFGLRTMSSDDAGFSPLSYHCGSIWTHDTAIVLGGLARAGHREAALGLADGLLSAAEAFDYRMPELYGGDDRAQVSRPVPYPASCRPQAWAATGAVLLLQAATGLYPDVPGGTVRLAPLAGAELGAVAVDGLRVANTPVHVTVDSTGEATVTGLPTPLTVTPILPTQRRPTTPLPH
- a CDS encoding LacI family DNA-binding transcriptional regulator; translation: MAEKVTIATVARHARVSRQTVSNVLNAPHIVRQETRQRVEDAINALGYRANQAARQMRTGRSRLIAARIEPTRDGINGSVLDRFLHGLTETADAAGYRVLLYTATDDDREIATYGDLLGTYELDAFVLVGTKYGDPRTEWLADRDVPFVTFGRPWDALDAHPWVDVDGAAGTAQATRRLLDAGHRRIAFLGWPVGSGVGDDRRAGWRDALHAAGVDPTGLHRETEDGIAEGERLMRDLLVDVAPSAVVCASDSLALGALQAIRGVDPPVSVIGFDDTPVAAAVGLTSVSQPLGEAAARCVDLLTGVLDGDHETPTPVLLQPSLALRHTA
- a CDS encoding sugar ABC transporter substrate-binding protein, with product MAPRTITRAAVAGLAAVALLGSAACGSGFDDSSGDTAQSSGPASLQILIGSSGDAETKAVQDAAAKWATSSGNTATVTPAQDLTQQLGQGLAGGTPPDVFYVDAAQFANYASVGALEPYGDKVSNSGDFYESLRSAFTYDGKLYCAPKDFSTLALQINTELWAKAGLTDADVPTTWEQLTAAAQKIKAKGQVPLALGDTRDRIGAFMVQNGGWLVSKDGKQPTADTPENLAALQYVKTMLSTGLAKYPKQLDSGWSGEAFGKGKAVMTIEGNWIKGALQNDFPNVKYKVVALPAGPKGQGTLSFTQCWGIAAKSKYKDQAIKFVEAMTSGEQQMTFAKAFGVMPSRQSARDQYTAAFPADKVFVDGVAYAQGPVNAPKMDSVLKDLDTGLQGLANGDPKTVLQNFDKNAKAALGGS